In a genomic window of Salminus brasiliensis chromosome 12, fSalBra1.hap2, whole genome shotgun sequence:
- the LOC140574410 gene encoding histone H4 → MSGRGKGGKGLGKGGAKRHRKVLRDNIQGITKPAIRRLARRGGVKRISGLIYEETRGVLKVFLENVIRDAVTYTEHAKRKTVTAMDVVYALKRQGRTLYGFGG, encoded by the coding sequence atgTCTGGCAGAGGCAAGGGAGGCAAAGGCCTTGGAAAAGGAGGCGCCAAGCGTCATCGTAAAGTGCTTCGcgataacatccagggtatcacTAAGCCGGCTATTCGTCGTCTGGCTCGTCGTGGTGGCGTCAAGCGTATCTCCGGTCTGATCTACGAGGAGACCCGCGGTGTGCTCAAAGTGTTCCTGGAGAACGTGATCAGGGACGCAGTCACGTACACCGAGCATGCTAAAAGAAAGACCGTCACCGCTATGGATGTGGTGTACGCCCTGAAGCGCCAGGGACGCACTCTATACGGCTTCGGAGGTTAA